From Triticum aestivum cultivar Chinese Spring chromosome 4A, IWGSC CS RefSeq v2.1, whole genome shotgun sequence, a single genomic window includes:
- the LOC123087561 gene encoding pentatricopeptide repeat-containing protein At2g35030, mitochondrial, which translates to MILGRVFQPLRRRRRPPLLQTTFLRLHGALANHPSPYTALPAHRGRRSARAVFDETPHEDAVAYANLIELHLSCGDLPRAEALFRAAPTAARGLRLDTVMLDGYYKAGRVDHARRLFDGMAVKSVGAWTRMVSGYCRAGRVDEARRLFEVMPARDVVSWTAMLQGYVRSGMMREARRLFDAMPARDFVSWTAMLQGYVRSGMLREARELFDQMPERNVVTWTVMVRAYADHGHFQEAMELFDRMPQRNVYSWNIMISGFFRAGNVDEAVRLFERMPDRNAVSWTTMVTGLAQNGRVSMAREFFDRMPENRDATAWNAMITAYANAGQMYKAQRLFHSMPAKDLVSWNAIIHGYANNKHKSEVMRLFLLMLGSAVSPDRFTLISVLLTSESTVEVGQIHGLATTRGLLSDTSLGNALLTRYSRSGDLHSAWQVFNMLHEKDPITWTLMMRAFANHGCASYALQAFAQMLQHGYKPSSTIFIAGLVDEGHASRVHCRLSVQVGNSGGGSSSKV; encoded by the coding sequence ATGATCCTCGGTCGCGTCTTCCAGCCGCTTCGCCGGCGGCGCCGGCCGCCGCTCCTCCAGACCACATTCCTCCGCCTCCACGGCGCCCTGGCAAACCACCCCAGCCCGTACACAGCCCTTCCCGCCCACCGCGGCCGCCGCTCTGCCCGCGCGGTGTTCGACGAAACGCCGCACGAGGACGCCGTCGCCTACGCCAACCTGATCGAACTCCACCTGAGCTGCGGAGACCTCCCGCGCGCGGAGGCGCTCTTCCGCGCGGCGCCCACGGCCGCCCGCGGCCTCCGTCTCGACACCGTGATGCTTGACGGGTACTACAAGGCCGGCCGCGTCGACCACGCCCGCAGGCTGTTCGACGGAATGGCGGTCAAGAGCGTCGGCGCGTGGACCCGCATGGTCTCAGGGTACTGCCGCGCCGGGCGCGTCGACGAGGCGCGCCGTCTGTTTGAGGTGATGCCGGCCCGCGACGTCGTCTCGTGGACGGCGATGTTGCAGGGGTACGTGCGCAGCGGGATGATGAGGGAGGCGCGCAGGCTGTTCGACGCGATGCCGGCCCGCGACTTCGTCTCATGGACGGCGATGTTACAGGGGTACGTGCGCAGCGGGATGCTGAGGGAGGCGAGGGAGCTGTTCGACCAGATGCCGGAGAGGAACGTGGTCACATGGACGGTCATGGTTAGGGCCTATGCCGACCATGGCCACTTTCAGGAAGCCATGGAGCTGTTCGACAGGATGCCTCAGAGGAACGTGTATTCCTGGAACATAATGATCTCTGGTTTCTTCCGTGCTGGGAACGTGGACGAGGCGGTTCGGCTATTCGAGAGGATGCCAGATAGGAATGCTGTTTCTTGGACAACGATGGTCACAGGCTTAGCGCAGAACGGCCGTGTTTCGATGGCACGAGAGTTCTTTGACAGAATGCCGGAAAACAGGGACGCCACGGCATGGAATGCGATGATCACTGCTTATGCCAACGCTGGCCAGATGTACAAGGCTCAGAGATTGTTCCATTCTATGCCCGCAAAGGACCTGGTGAGCTGGAATGCCATAATCCATGGCTATGCCAATAACAAGCACAAGAGCGAGGTCATGCGTTTATTTCTTCTCATGCTCGGGTCAGCAGTATCCCCTGACAGATTTACATTGATCAGTGTCTTGCTTACATCCGAGAGCACAGTTGAAGTTGGGCAAATCCATGGCTTGGCTACCACACGAGGTCTCCTGTCAGACACCTCCTTAGGAAACGCTCTGCTCACCAGGTATTCAAGGAGCGGTGACCTGCACTCTGCCTGGCAAGTTTTCAACATGTTACATGAGAAGGATCCCATCACATGGACATTGATGATGCGGGCCTTCGCCAACCATGGCTGTGCCTCCTACGCACTGCAGGCCTTTGCTCAGATGTTGCAACATGGATACAAGCCCAGCTCGACCATCTTCATCGCCGGTCTCGTCGATGAAGGCCATGCCTCCAGGGTGCATTGCCGCCTAAGCGTCCAAGTTGGGAACAGTGGTGGGGGGAGCTCTTCCAAAGTCTGA